Proteins from a genomic interval of Geodermatophilus obscurus DSM 43160:
- a CDS encoding M24 family metallopeptidase translates to MPSPTAAGTASAPLVTLDRVHAARDLAAATGVDLLVVTPGSDLRYLCGYDAHAMERLTALAVPRQGEPFLVVPRLEAPMVGASPAGGLGLEVLAWDETDDPFALLAQAATGRLGAAPARVAVGDRTWALHALGVAGALPGAALELASPVVDRLRMVKTPAEVAELAAAGAAIDRVHARMGEWLRVGRTEAEVGADIAAAILAEGHVSVDFTIVGSGPNGASPHHELSDRVVEDGDVVVVDIGGETATGYRSDCTRTYAVGRAPGAEVAEWYAVLQEAQRVSTAAVRPGVTAEQVDAAARDVITAAGWGEYFIHRTGHGIGLDIHEAPYIVAGNDLPLEPGMAFSVEPGIYLPGRCGARIEDVVVCTDDGVTVLNEGPRELVVLPG, encoded by the coding sequence GTGCCCTCTCCGACCGCCGCTGGGACCGCATCTGCACCGCTGGTGACCCTCGACCGCGTGCACGCCGCGCGGGACCTGGCCGCGGCGACCGGCGTCGACCTGCTCGTCGTCACGCCGGGCTCGGACCTGCGCTACCTGTGCGGCTACGACGCCCACGCGATGGAGCGGCTCACCGCGCTGGCGGTGCCGCGGCAGGGGGAGCCGTTCCTCGTCGTCCCCCGGCTGGAGGCGCCGATGGTCGGCGCCAGCCCGGCCGGCGGCCTCGGCCTGGAGGTGCTGGCCTGGGACGAGACCGACGACCCGTTCGCGCTGCTGGCGCAGGCGGCGACCGGCCGGCTGGGCGCCGCGCCGGCGCGGGTCGCGGTCGGCGACCGCACCTGGGCGCTGCACGCGCTCGGCGTCGCCGGCGCGCTGCCCGGGGCGGCCCTGGAGCTGGCGAGCCCGGTGGTCGACCGGCTGCGGATGGTGAAGACACCGGCCGAGGTCGCCGAGCTCGCCGCCGCCGGTGCGGCCATCGACCGGGTGCACGCCCGGATGGGGGAGTGGCTGCGGGTCGGCCGCACCGAGGCCGAGGTGGGCGCCGACATCGCCGCGGCGATCCTCGCCGAGGGGCACGTGTCGGTGGACTTCACCATCGTGGGGTCCGGGCCCAACGGCGCCAGCCCGCACCACGAGCTCTCCGACCGGGTGGTGGAGGACGGCGACGTCGTCGTCGTCGACATCGGCGGCGAGACCGCCACCGGCTACCGGTCGGACTGCACCCGCACCTATGCGGTCGGCCGCGCGCCCGGCGCCGAGGTCGCCGAGTGGTACGCCGTCCTGCAGGAGGCGCAGCGCGTCTCGACCGCCGCGGTGCGGCCCGGGGTGACCGCCGAGCAGGTGGACGCCGCCGCCCGGGACGTCATCACGGCGGCCGGGTGGGGCGAGTACTTCATCCACCGCACCGGGCACGGGATCGGCCTGGACATCCACGAGGCGCCCTACATCGTCGCGGGCAACGACCTGCCGCTGGAGCCGGGCATGGCGTTCTCCGTCGAGCCGGGCATCTACCTGCCGGGCCGCTGCGGCGCCCGCATCGAGGACGTCGTCGTCTGCACCGACGACGGCGTCACCGTGCTCAACGAGGGCCCGCGTGAGCTCGTCGTCCTCCCCGGCTGA
- the tatC gene encoding twin-arginine translocase subunit TatC, with amino-acid sequence MSDSTRGGAARRSGLRRRRRPPRDPAATMTLVAHLTELRNRVAKALLALLVATAVAFWWYEHGLGDFIRAPYCNLPADLRFTEGSEQECGLLITDVLGGVFIRLKVSFLCGAVLSAPFWLYQLWAFITPGLKRNEKRYGFGFVAVSSLLFALGAALAYVSLSAGLQLLLGLAGSGTVIALTAQDYIGFALSLLVAFGVSFEVPLVAVALNLVGVLSYEVLRGARRWIFFLTIVFAAFVTPTQDPFTMLLMAGPMIVLFELAIQVARFVDRRRAKRDAVEHFHALSDDEASPLDAAPSELDAAPYDDLRREDDAAPLDDPARSRR; translated from the coding sequence ATGAGCGACAGCACCAGGGGGGGCGCGGCGCGCCGGTCCGGCCTGCGCCGGCGCCGCCGCCCGCCGCGGGACCCCGCGGCGACGATGACGCTTGTCGCCCACCTCACCGAGCTGCGCAACCGGGTCGCCAAGGCGCTGCTCGCCCTGCTGGTCGCCACCGCGGTCGCCTTCTGGTGGTACGAGCACGGCCTCGGTGACTTCATCCGGGCGCCGTACTGCAACCTGCCGGCCGACCTGCGCTTCACCGAGGGCAGCGAGCAGGAGTGCGGCCTGCTCATCACCGACGTGCTGGGCGGGGTCTTCATCCGCCTCAAGGTCAGCTTCCTGTGTGGCGCGGTGCTCTCGGCGCCGTTCTGGCTCTACCAGCTGTGGGCGTTCATCACCCCGGGGTTGAAGCGGAACGAGAAGCGCTACGGCTTCGGCTTCGTCGCGGTCTCCTCGCTGTTGTTCGCCCTCGGCGCCGCCCTGGCCTACGTCTCGCTGTCGGCGGGCCTGCAACTGCTGCTGGGGCTGGCCGGCAGCGGCACGGTGATCGCGCTGACCGCGCAGGACTACATCGGCTTCGCGCTGTCCCTGCTGGTGGCGTTCGGGGTGAGCTTCGAGGTGCCGCTGGTGGCGGTGGCGCTCAACCTGGTGGGCGTCCTCTCCTACGAGGTGCTGCGCGGCGCCCGGCGGTGGATCTTCTTCCTGACCATCGTCTTCGCCGCCTTCGTCACCCCGACGCAGGACCCGTTCACCATGCTGCTCATGGCCGGGCCGATGATCGTGCTGTTCGAGCTGGCCATCCAGGTGGCCCGGTTCGTCGACCGGCGGCGGGCCAAGCGGGACGCCGTCGAGCACTTCCACGCCCTCTCCGACGACGAGGCCTCGCCGCTGGACGCCGCGCCGTCCGAGCTCGACGCGGCCCCGTACGACGACCTGCGCCGGGAGGACGACGCCGCGCCGCTGGACGACCCGGCGCGCTCCCGCCGCTGA
- a CDS encoding helix-turn-helix transcriptional regulator, translated as MSAPTTTERMTRLLSLVPYLTARPEGVPLAEVARDFGVPERQLRRDMELLWMCGLPGYGPGDLIDLAFEGDRVRVTFTAGMVRPLRLTTDEAVALVVALRTLLELPGLAEREAVSRALAKVSAAAGHAAERRTPVALSVDAKEQALAVVREGLERGRALHLHYYVPTRDERTERTVDPLRLLLVDGRWYLEAWSREVGGVRLFRLDRIDDVEVLDEPSAPPPGVPLRDVDAGLYQPEPGAPVVRLRLARAARWVAEYYPVEDVREVQDPPGGLAVALRTADMAWARRLVASLGGAATVDQPAELAAAVAADARAALGRYAADGQLPSTSGD; from the coding sequence ATGAGCGCCCCCACGACCACCGAGCGGATGACCCGGCTGCTCTCGCTGGTCCCCTACCTCACCGCCCGCCCCGAGGGGGTGCCGCTGGCCGAGGTGGCCCGCGACTTCGGCGTCCCCGAGCGGCAGCTGCGCCGCGACATGGAGCTGCTGTGGATGTGCGGGCTGCCCGGCTACGGGCCCGGGGACCTCATCGACCTGGCGTTCGAGGGCGACCGGGTGCGGGTCACCTTCACCGCCGGCATGGTCCGCCCGCTGCGGCTGACCACCGACGAGGCCGTCGCCCTGGTCGTCGCGCTGCGCACCCTGCTCGAGCTGCCCGGCCTGGCCGAGCGGGAGGCGGTCAGCCGCGCGCTGGCCAAGGTGTCGGCCGCCGCCGGGCACGCCGCCGAGCGGAGGACGCCGGTGGCGCTGTCGGTCGACGCCAAGGAGCAGGCGCTGGCCGTCGTCCGGGAGGGCCTGGAGCGCGGGCGGGCGCTGCACCTGCACTACTACGTGCCCACCCGCGACGAGCGCACCGAGCGCACCGTCGACCCGCTGCGGCTGCTGCTGGTCGACGGGCGCTGGTACCTGGAGGCCTGGTCCCGGGAGGTCGGCGGCGTCCGGCTGTTCCGGCTGGACCGGATCGACGACGTCGAGGTCCTCGACGAGCCGTCCGCGCCACCGCCGGGGGTGCCGCTGCGCGACGTCGACGCCGGGCTCTACCAGCCCGAGCCGGGCGCGCCGGTGGTGCGCCTGCGGCTGGCCCGCGCCGCCCGCTGGGTGGCCGAGTACTACCCGGTCGAGGACGTGCGCGAGGTCCAGGACCCGCCCGGCGGTCTCGCGGTCGCCCTGCGCACCGCCGACATGGCGTGGGCGCGGCGGCTGGTGGCCTCCCTCGGCGGGGCCGCCACCGTCGACCAGCCGGCCGAGCTGGCCGCGGCCGTCGCCGCCGACGCCCGGGCCGCGCTCGGCCGCTATGCAGCCGACGGACAGCTGCCGTCCACCTCCGGCGACTAG
- a CDS encoding DUF3866 family protein, whose amino-acid sequence MGERGTTQQRIRWRRGTVTALGRAWRDAQELTAEVDGDGEVRALAHPSLVGVPEVGDTVLLNTTAWAQRLGTGGYALVVAVPDRLPPDPSGPGHLVKARYTPLQVSVQGVDEQDTEHHRTIADAEDLAGMPVVVADLHSALPAALIGVLATDPDLRVAYVMTDGGALVAGFSRTLSSLASSLAGVVTVGQAFGGDLEAVTLHTGLLAAKHVLGADVAIVSQGPGNLGTGTPWGFSGVAAGEACNAVTVLGGEPVGALRISDADPRPRHRGVSHHSLTAFGRVALGGVTLIAPRGLGSELGSQVEEDLAGQPERNRVVWMDVDGLEEALGLSPVPLSTMGRSFPEERAYFLAAAAAGRYAALQVPLPDDEG is encoded by the coding sequence GTGGGGGAACGCGGAACGACACAGCAGCGGATCCGGTGGCGACGGGGCACGGTGACCGCCCTGGGGCGGGCCTGGCGCGACGCGCAGGAACTCACCGCCGAGGTCGACGGCGACGGCGAGGTGCGGGCGCTGGCGCACCCCTCGCTGGTCGGTGTTCCGGAGGTCGGCGACACCGTGCTGCTGAACACCACCGCCTGGGCGCAGCGGCTGGGCACCGGCGGCTACGCCCTCGTGGTCGCCGTCCCCGACCGCCTGCCGCCGGACCCCAGCGGACCCGGCCACCTGGTCAAGGCCCGGTACACGCCGCTGCAGGTGAGCGTGCAGGGCGTCGACGAGCAGGACACCGAGCACCACCGCACCATCGCCGACGCCGAGGACCTCGCCGGGATGCCGGTCGTCGTCGCCGACCTGCACTCGGCGCTGCCGGCCGCACTCATCGGCGTCCTGGCCACCGACCCGGACCTGAGGGTGGCCTACGTCATGACCGACGGCGGCGCGCTGGTCGCCGGTTTCTCCCGCACGCTGTCGTCGCTGGCGTCGTCCCTGGCCGGCGTGGTCACCGTGGGCCAGGCGTTCGGCGGCGACCTGGAGGCGGTCACCCTGCACACCGGGCTGCTGGCCGCGAAGCACGTGCTCGGCGCCGACGTGGCGATCGTCAGCCAGGGGCCGGGCAACCTCGGCACCGGGACGCCGTGGGGCTTCTCCGGGGTGGCCGCCGGCGAGGCCTGCAACGCGGTCACCGTGCTCGGCGGGGAGCCGGTCGGTGCGCTGCGCATCTCCGACGCCGACCCGCGGCCGCGGCACCGCGGGGTCTCCCACCACTCGCTGACCGCGTTCGGCCGGGTCGCGCTCGGCGGGGTGACGCTGATCGCGCCCCGCGGGCTGGGCTCGGAGCTGGGCAGCCAGGTCGAGGAGGACCTCGCCGGCCAGCCGGAGCGCAACCGGGTGGTGTGGATGGACGTCGACGGGCTCGAGGAGGCCCTGGGCCTGTCCCCCGTGCCGCTGTCGACGATGGGCCGCAGCTTCCCCGAGGAGCGCGCCTACTTCCTGGCCGCGGCGGCCGCCGGCCGGTACGCCGCACTGCAGGTCCCGCTCCCCGACGACGAGGGGTGA
- a CDS encoding helix-turn-helix transcriptional regulator, giving the protein MAAKRAERLVNLVIALLGTRQYVTAAKIRATVPGYEPDDGTARADEAFKRMFERDKAELREMGVPLETGRTSVFDAEDGYRIARADYELPEITLTGEEAAAVGLALRLWESAQLAGAAQSALVKLKAAGVDVDTSRAIPLRPRLDSDEPAFEPCYAAARDRRVLTFDYRRPDEDAPARRRVQPWGVVAWHGRWYLGGLDLDRQAPRVFRLSRVVGTPRPTGPAGAFEPPEDVDLAAMVAGQFRGEEQLVVVRARPRTAIGLRRHAVPLGPAEDGDDRLELRTTEPMRLAGEIASYGADVVVEAPAAVRAAVVERLTRLAAMAPEGAA; this is encoded by the coding sequence GTGGCGGCGAAGCGGGCGGAGCGGCTGGTGAACCTGGTCATCGCCCTGCTCGGCACCCGGCAGTACGTGACCGCGGCGAAGATCCGGGCCACCGTGCCCGGCTACGAGCCCGACGACGGCACCGCCCGCGCCGACGAGGCGTTCAAGCGCATGTTCGAGCGCGACAAGGCCGAGCTGCGCGAGATGGGCGTCCCGCTGGAGACCGGCCGCACCAGCGTCTTCGACGCCGAGGACGGCTACCGCATCGCCCGGGCCGACTACGAGCTGCCCGAGATCACGCTGACCGGGGAGGAGGCCGCCGCGGTGGGCCTGGCGCTGCGGCTGTGGGAGTCCGCGCAGCTGGCCGGCGCCGCCCAGAGCGCGCTGGTCAAGCTGAAGGCGGCCGGGGTGGACGTCGACACCAGCCGGGCGATCCCGCTGCGCCCCCGGCTGGACTCCGACGAGCCGGCCTTCGAGCCCTGCTACGCCGCGGCCCGCGACCGGCGCGTGCTGACCTTCGACTACCGCCGTCCCGACGAGGACGCCCCCGCCCGCCGCCGGGTGCAGCCCTGGGGCGTCGTCGCCTGGCACGGCCGCTGGTACCTCGGCGGCCTCGACCTCGACCGGCAGGCGCCCCGCGTCTTCCGGCTCTCCCGCGTCGTGGGCACGCCTCGGCCCACCGGCCCGGCCGGGGCCTTCGAGCCGCCCGAGGACGTCGACCTGGCGGCCATGGTCGCCGGGCAGTTCCGGGGCGAGGAGCAGCTCGTGGTGGTCCGCGCCCGGCCCCGCACCGCGATCGGGCTGCGCCGGCACGCCGTCCCGCTGGGCCCGGCCGAGGACGGGGACGACCGGCTGGAGCTGCGCACCACCGAGCCGATGCGGCTGGCCGGCGAGATCGCCTCCTACGGCGCCGACGTCGTCGTCGAGGCCCCGGCCGCGGTGCGCGCGGCCGTCGTCGAGCGGCTGACCCGCCTGGCCGCGATGGCGCCGGAGGGGGCGGCATGA
- a CDS encoding DUF4333 domain-containing protein, which produces MTNPPHGDPPPGEPGRPQPQQPWPQQPGPWGPPAPGPYGGQPPYGQPQQPGAWGPPAPGPYGGQLPYGQPQQGQPPYWVGQPQHGQPQHGQPWEQSPYGPPVPQRRSRRGLVAGIVVPAVLLLVAVVLARVFADTVLDTSAVEDDVAAQFEEIEGVAIDLTCDDEMQVEQGADYECTGTTADGEEVTLRIVITDETDASYTWEEV; this is translated from the coding sequence ATGACCAACCCCCCGCACGGCGACCCGCCGCCGGGTGAGCCCGGCCGGCCCCAGCCGCAGCAGCCGTGGCCGCAGCAGCCCGGCCCCTGGGGCCCGCCGGCGCCTGGTCCGTACGGCGGGCAGCCGCCCTACGGGCAACCGCAGCAGCCCGGCGCCTGGGGCCCGCCGGCGCCTGGTCCGTACGGCGGGCAGCTGCCCTACGGACAGCCGCAGCAGGGCCAGCCGCCGTACTGGGTGGGCCAGCCCCAGCACGGGCAGCCGCAGCACGGCCAGCCGTGGGAGCAGTCGCCGTACGGGCCCCCGGTGCCGCAGCGGCGGTCCCGGAGGGGACTGGTGGCCGGGATCGTCGTGCCGGCCGTCCTGCTGCTCGTCGCTGTGGTGCTCGCCCGCGTCTTCGCCGACACCGTGCTCGACACCAGCGCCGTCGAGGACGACGTCGCCGCGCAGTTCGAGGAGATCGAGGGCGTGGCGATCGACTTGACCTGCGACGACGAGATGCAGGTCGAGCAGGGCGCCGACTACGAGTGCACCGGCACCACGGCCGACGGCGAGGAGGTCACCCTCCGCATCGTCATCACCGACGAGACCGACGCCTCCTACACCTGGGAAGAGGTCTAG
- a CDS encoding DEAD/DEAH box helicase, which yields MSSPAERYAAARRRGAHPALADFTAQLGFSLDPFQVQACEALDEGSGVLVCAPTGAGKTVVGEFAVHKALAEGRKAFYTTPIKALSNQKYNDLAERYGEGKVGLLTGDNAINGDAPVVVMTTEVLRNMLYAESPAIDGLGYVVMDEVHYLADRFRGAVWEEVIIHLPQSVTLVSLSATVSNAEEFADWLVTVRGHTEVVVSEVRPIPLWQHMLVGNRVFDLFSLRPAAHAAEQGDDPRGQSTRERGASVVDPELVRYVREHERRMDTWGGGNGGSRRERDWHKPRYKPPARADVIERLDRSGLLPAITFVFSRNGCDAAVDQCLRAGLRLTDEHERSEIAAIIDERTGSLPEEDLHVLGFWEWREGLLAGLAAHHAGLVPAFKETVEECFVRGLVKAVFATETLALGINMPARTVVLERLVKWNGEAHVDVTPGEYTQLTGRAGRRGIDVEGHAVVVWAPGMDPSVVAGLASTRTYPLKSSFRPSYNMAVNLVSSFGRANARELLASSFAQFQADRSVVGLARAAARHERDAERWAAEMHSEGGDVAGYARLRQDIAEREKELSRDSAAKRRIEASDALAALRPGDVIRVPSGRRQGLAVVLDPGVTDLTEPRPLVLTEDKWAGRLGAVDFPTPVTALARVRVPRNFNHRSPHARRDLAATLRNARVENDLGARRVRQRSAAADDPVLHDLRRALRAHPVHALPDREERVRAAERWLRATREAEATHRRMAERTGSLTRQFDRTCDVLEELGYLVPDPAAPPVTAGEDPVDHEVADVAPVVTDDGRRLARIWSEADLLVAECLRSGVWRGLTPAELAAAVSTLVFEARREMPGQPAVPAGKVSAAIAEMRRIRARLQDVELDHGVPAGRDLDLGFAWAAYRWADGQSLDRVLAGAEQAGTELSGGDFVRWARQLLDLLDQLAKVADGQLATTARATVDRVRRGVVAVAVGG from the coding sequence ATGTCCAGCCCCGCTGAGCGGTACGCGGCTGCCCGTCGGCGCGGTGCCCACCCCGCACTGGCCGACTTCACCGCGCAGCTCGGCTTCTCCCTCGACCCCTTCCAGGTGCAGGCCTGCGAGGCGCTCGACGAGGGTTCCGGCGTCCTGGTCTGCGCGCCGACCGGCGCGGGCAAGACGGTGGTGGGGGAGTTCGCCGTCCACAAGGCGCTGGCCGAGGGGCGCAAGGCCTTCTACACGACGCCGATCAAGGCGCTGTCCAACCAGAAGTACAACGACCTCGCCGAGCGCTACGGCGAGGGGAAGGTCGGCCTGCTCACCGGGGACAACGCCATCAACGGCGACGCGCCCGTGGTGGTGATGACCACCGAGGTGCTGCGCAACATGCTCTACGCCGAGTCCCCGGCGATCGACGGGCTCGGCTACGTCGTCATGGACGAGGTGCACTACCTCGCCGACCGCTTCCGCGGCGCGGTGTGGGAGGAGGTGATCATCCACCTCCCGCAGTCGGTGACCCTGGTGTCCCTGTCCGCGACGGTGAGCAACGCCGAGGAGTTCGCCGACTGGCTGGTCACCGTCCGCGGCCACACCGAGGTCGTCGTCAGCGAGGTCCGGCCGATCCCGCTGTGGCAGCACATGCTGGTCGGCAACCGGGTGTTCGACCTGTTCAGCCTGCGCCCGGCCGCGCACGCCGCCGAGCAGGGCGACGACCCGCGCGGGCAGTCCACCCGCGAGCGCGGCGCCAGCGTCGTCGACCCCGAGCTGGTCCGCTACGTGCGCGAGCACGAGCGGCGGATGGACACCTGGGGCGGTGGCAACGGCGGCTCGCGCCGGGAGCGGGACTGGCACAAGCCGCGCTACAAGCCGCCGGCCCGCGCCGACGTCATCGAGCGGCTGGACCGCTCGGGACTGCTGCCGGCCATCACCTTCGTCTTCAGCCGCAACGGCTGCGACGCGGCGGTCGACCAGTGCCTGCGGGCCGGGCTGCGGCTCACCGACGAGCACGAGCGCTCGGAGATCGCCGCCATCATCGACGAGAGGACCGGCTCGCTGCCGGAGGAGGACCTGCACGTCCTCGGCTTCTGGGAGTGGCGCGAGGGCCTGCTGGCCGGGCTGGCCGCGCACCACGCCGGCCTGGTCCCGGCGTTCAAGGAGACCGTGGAGGAGTGCTTCGTCCGCGGTCTGGTCAAGGCCGTGTTCGCCACCGAGACCCTCGCCCTGGGCATCAACATGCCGGCGCGCACCGTCGTCCTCGAGCGGCTGGTCAAGTGGAACGGCGAGGCGCACGTCGACGTCACGCCGGGGGAGTACACCCAGCTCACCGGACGGGCCGGGCGGCGCGGCATCGACGTCGAGGGGCACGCCGTCGTCGTGTGGGCGCCGGGCATGGACCCCTCCGTCGTCGCCGGGCTGGCCAGCACCCGCACCTACCCGCTGAAGTCCTCCTTCCGGCCCAGCTACAACATGGCCGTCAACCTGGTCAGCTCCTTCGGGCGGGCCAACGCCCGCGAGCTGCTGGCCTCGTCCTTCGCCCAGTTCCAGGCCGACCGCTCGGTGGTCGGGCTGGCCCGCGCCGCCGCCCGCCACGAGCGCGACGCCGAGCGCTGGGCCGCCGAGATGCACTCGGAGGGCGGCGACGTCGCGGGGTACGCACGGCTGCGCCAGGACATCGCCGAGCGGGAGAAGGAGCTCTCCCGCGACTCGGCGGCCAAGCGCCGGATCGAGGCCTCCGACGCGCTGGCGGCGCTGCGGCCCGGCGACGTCATCCGCGTGCCGTCGGGACGGCGGCAGGGACTGGCCGTCGTCCTCGACCCCGGGGTGACCGACCTGACCGAGCCGCGCCCCCTGGTGCTCACCGAGGACAAGTGGGCCGGGCGCCTCGGTGCCGTCGACTTCCCCACGCCGGTCACCGCGCTGGCCCGGGTGCGGGTGCCCAGGAACTTCAACCACCGCAGCCCGCACGCCCGGCGGGACCTGGCCGCCACGCTGCGCAACGCGCGCGTGGAGAACGACCTGGGCGCGCGGCGGGTCAGGCAGCGCTCCGCGGCCGCCGACGACCCGGTGCTGCACGACCTGCGGCGGGCGCTGCGGGCCCACCCGGTGCACGCCCTGCCCGACCGCGAGGAGCGCGTGCGGGCGGCCGAGCGCTGGCTGCGGGCCACCCGGGAGGCCGAGGCCACCCACCGTCGGATGGCCGAGCGCACCGGCTCGCTGACCCGCCAGTTCGACCGCACCTGCGACGTCCTCGAGGAGCTGGGCTACCTGGTGCCCGACCCGGCGGCCCCGCCGGTGACCGCGGGGGAGGACCCGGTGGACCACGAGGTCGCAGACGTCGCCCCGGTCGTGACCGACGACGGCCGGCGGCTGGCCCGCATCTGGTCGGAGGCCGACCTGCTCGTCGCCGAGTGCCTGCGCTCGGGCGTGTGGCGCGGGCTCACCCCGGCCGAGCTCGCCGCCGCGGTGTCCACGCTGGTGTTCGAGGCCCGGCGGGAGATGCCCGGCCAGCCGGCGGTGCCGGCCGGCAAGGTGTCGGCGGCGATCGCGGAGATGCGGCGGATCCGCGCGCGGCTGCAGGACGTCGAGCTCGACCACGGTGTGCCGGCCGGCCGCGACCTGGACCTCGGCTTCGCCTGGGCGGCCTACCGCTGGGCCGACGGGCAGAGCCTGGACCGGGTCCTGGCCGGGGCCGAGCAGGCGGGTACCGAGCTCTCCGGTGGGGACTTCGTCCGCTGGGCGCGCCAGTTGCTGGACCTGCTCGACCAGCTGGCCAAGGTCGCCGACGGCCAGCTGGCCACCACGGCCCGGGCGACGGTGGACCGGGTACGGCGCGGCGTGGTCGCCGTAGCGGTCGGCGGCTGA
- a CDS encoding diacylglycerol kinase family protein: MLPATTRAAAERQAAGAVAAGTTAVVAIGGDGAAHAGLQAVAGTDTPVAVVPAGTGNDLALALGVPADPVLAARAAVADLRTGEVRRVDAGRTGDCWWATVLCCGFDSAVTDRANRLRWPRGPRRYDVAILAELARLRPRELTLVLDGHPRTLAVTPVAVGNTPWYGGGRRVCPAADPADGAFDVTVIGPVSRRELVRTRPRLIAGTHVEHPAVTVHPTRRVELAGEELTTYADGEPVAGLPAVSVCVPGALPVVGAGR; the protein is encoded by the coding sequence GTGCTGCCCGCGACCACCCGCGCCGCCGCCGAGCGGCAGGCGGCCGGGGCGGTCGCCGCAGGCACCACCGCCGTGGTCGCGATCGGTGGGGACGGCGCCGCGCACGCCGGCCTCCAGGCCGTGGCCGGCACGGACACCCCGGTGGCCGTCGTCCCGGCCGGCACGGGCAACGACCTCGCGCTCGCCCTGGGCGTGCCGGCCGACCCGGTCCTCGCGGCCCGGGCGGCAGTGGCCGACCTGCGGACGGGGGAGGTCCGCCGCGTCGACGCCGGCCGCACCGGGGACTGCTGGTGGGCCACGGTGCTGTGCTGCGGCTTCGACTCCGCGGTCACCGACCGGGCCAACCGGCTGCGCTGGCCGCGCGGCCCGCGCCGCTACGACGTGGCGATCCTCGCCGAGCTGGCCCGGTTGCGGCCGCGGGAGCTCACCCTCGTCCTCGACGGCCACCCGCGGACGCTCGCCGTCACGCCGGTCGCCGTCGGCAACACCCCCTGGTACGGCGGCGGGAGGCGGGTCTGCCCGGCCGCCGATCCGGCCGACGGCGCGTTCGACGTCACCGTCATCGGGCCGGTGAGCCGCCGGGAGCTGGTGCGCACCCGCCCGCGGCTGATCGCCGGCACGCACGTCGAGCACCCGGCGGTCACCGTGCACCCCACCCGCCGCGTGGAGCTGGCCGGCGAGGAGCTGACCACCTACGCCGACGGGGAGCCGGTCGCGGGGCTGCCGGCCGTCAGCGTCTGCGTGCCCGGCGCCCTCCCGGTGGTGGGCGCCGGCCGCTGA
- the tatA gene encoding Sec-independent protein translocase subunit TatA yields the protein MAGLGPLEIGLIILAILLLFGYKKLPDASRSLGRSLRIFKGEMKGMKDDDVRTKDAAKTSPVRGEVLPPATAADREREALEAEARAAEARAAELRARATQAGPADSTR from the coding sequence ATGGCCGGACTCGGCCCGCTGGAGATCGGCCTGATCATCCTGGCCATCCTGCTGCTCTTCGGTTACAAGAAGCTGCCGGACGCCTCGCGCTCGCTGGGCCGCTCGCTGCGCATCTTCAAGGGCGAGATGAAGGGCATGAAGGACGACGACGTCCGCACCAAGGACGCCGCCAAGACCTCCCCGGTGCGCGGCGAGGTCCTCCCGCCGGCGACCGCCGCCGACCGGGAGCGCGAGGCCCTCGAGGCCGAGGCGCGCGCCGCCGAGGCCCGGGCCGCCGAGCTGCGGGCCCGCGCCACCCAGGCCGGCCCGGCCGACAGCACCCGCTGA
- a CDS encoding 5'-3' exonuclease — MLLDAASLYFRAFYGVPTSVTSPDGRPVNAVRGFLDMTARLVTAHAPDRLVACWDDDWRPAFRVEALPSYKAHRLSPDGGEETPDELGPQVPVLVEVLAAAGLARVGAPGYEADDVIGTLTTRARGPVDVVTGDRDLFQLVDDERGVRVLYTARGITDLELVDEAAVTAKYGIPGRAYADFAVLRGDPSDGLPGVAGIGAKTAAALITEFGDLAGIRAAAARTVVPKPPLTAAVLKRLHAGADYLDAAPVVVAVARDIDLPAVEGALPRRPADPDALAALAAAHGIESSLRRLGAALGWPEDALS; from the coding sequence ATGCTGCTGGACGCCGCCTCCCTCTACTTCCGGGCGTTCTACGGGGTGCCGACCAGCGTCACCTCGCCCGACGGACGGCCGGTCAACGCGGTCCGCGGCTTCCTGGACATGACCGCGCGGCTCGTCACGGCCCACGCCCCGGACCGGTTGGTCGCCTGCTGGGACGACGACTGGCGCCCGGCCTTCCGCGTCGAGGCCCTGCCCTCCTACAAGGCGCACCGGTTGTCCCCCGACGGCGGCGAGGAGACCCCCGACGAGCTGGGCCCGCAGGTGCCGGTGCTGGTCGAGGTGCTCGCCGCGGCGGGGCTGGCGCGGGTCGGTGCGCCCGGCTACGAGGCCGACGACGTCATCGGCACGCTGACCACCCGCGCGCGCGGCCCGGTCGACGTCGTCACCGGCGACCGCGACCTGTTCCAGCTGGTGGACGACGAGCGCGGCGTCCGGGTGCTCTACACCGCGCGCGGCATCACCGACCTCGAGCTGGTCGACGAGGCGGCGGTGACCGCGAAGTACGGCATCCCGGGGCGGGCCTACGCCGACTTCGCCGTGCTGCGCGGCGACCCCAGCGACGGGTTGCCCGGGGTGGCCGGCATCGGCGCGAAGACCGCGGCGGCGCTGATCACCGAGTTCGGCGACCTGGCCGGCATCCGGGCGGCCGCCGCGCGCACCGTCGTCCCGAAGCCGCCGCTCACCGCCGCCGTCCTCAAGAGGCTGCACGCCGGCGCGGACTACCTCGACGCCGCCCCGGTGGTCGTCGCCGTCGCCCGCGACATCGACCTGCCGGCCGTGGAGGGCGCGCTCCCCCGCCGTCCGGCCGATCCCGACGCGCTGGCCGCACTGGCCGCCGCGCACGGCATCGAGTCCTCGCTGCGGCGGCTGGGTGCCGCACTCGGCTGGCCGGAGGACGCGCTCAGCTGA